In the Drosophila willistoni isolate 14030-0811.24 chromosome 3R, UCI_dwil_1.1, whole genome shotgun sequence genome, TGACGTCGATTGAGAAGCGGGGAGTTGAGTATATGCCGAATGGGTGAGTTGCTCTGCTGGCGTTTGTTCTTCTTGCTGGCCGCTGGCGAGGCTGGTGAACTGCGGGGCAAACGTTGTGGCGTCGACGGCGGGGTCAAACGACCTTCATCCAAATCGCGCAGACGACTAATAATGTTCTCCAATGTGGTTAGAGCCTGCAAGAAAAGTCATCGAGAGATGGTGGCTACCGGGAAGTGGAAGGGACAAGAGGATCTTACCTGTGTGTGCAGGGAAACAGATGCCTTGGCCTCCACGGGTGTTGCTTCCACTGTGCCGCAAGCTGCTGCAGATGTGGCTACTTCTGTTGGCTGCCTCTCCAAGGTGCTGCTAGTTCCATTGATGGCAGTCGCCGTTGTCGCTGGGGTTGCTTCTTTGCGTCGCCAACGCACTTCGGACAGCTGTTTGACAAAACTAAAGCCATTGTCCTGCTTTCTGCCCAGCAAGGGTGTTGAATTCTCTGTGCCACTCGCCGTCTCCTTGCTGCTGCGTCCATAGCCAAAGCGATGTTTCCGCGTGAAGAGGGGGGAATCTGTAAAGCTAGTGATCACATCGAAACGTTTCTTTGGCGTTGATTTGATGGgtgtggcagcggcggcaggtgaTTCCTTGGACTCTGATTTGACAGATTCCACAACAACTGTGGCAGAGGTAATCTCATCCAAGCCAGATGTTGGCTGACAGCGCTTGCAGGCACTACTCGGATTCATGTTGTTGCGGCACTTAAAGCACAGAGTGTTGGCCGCACTACTACACGCACTGCTATCGGAGATCTCTTGGAGTTTCTTTACCACCTGCTCGTGCTCCTTGCTGGACAATTTGGTTTGGGCGAGGGCCAGCAGGTCACAGGAGTCGAGGCTTTTCGATTTCCCCGTCTGCTGCAATTTCACATGTCCACGTCCCTTGGCGTCCTCCAATTGCTGGCGCTTGCGGCGATTGCGACGCTTGTCCACAAGAATCAGACGCTTATTGGGGGCATCTTTGCGGAGGGCGGATAAGGCCTCATCGGAGGGTGTGATGGCCACTGAGTCCAGGTAGCCGACACTACAACTGCGCGTAATGGAATCGGGCAGAGCTGGAGCTATGGACACAACAGTCGGAGTACGTTTCATGCTGGTGCTGTTGGTCGTGGGTGATTGTGTCTCCTCGTCAATGTAGAGCATATCCCGTCGCTTGGATGTGGATGCAGTAggagcagcggcggcggcggcagctgCCGCCATGCATTTCACCCTGGCATCCATGCGTTCCAGATTGAGGTTGAGATTAAGCGGCACAGGATTAACATGACTATTCGCCGAACGTATGGGCTCCGACATGAGAGCATTCTTCACCTGGACCACATTGTTGGCATAATCTGCATTGCTGGAGTAAGACATGAGAGTGGTCTGACCAGCAGCCGGCACGGCCGGCCTTTCGAAAATGATGTCCGACGGAGCCACAGCATTCTTGGGGGACTGCAGTGTGGGTACAGCTCCATCGCAGTAGAGCGGGGAGATGGCATGACGAGACTGGCAACTAGAGTTCGAACTGGAGCGGCTGTAGCTGTTCTTGAAACTGCTAATGGTCTTGGGTCGGGTGATTGTCTTGCTACAACTTGGACCCGCTCCACCATTCGATGGAGCCTGGTGAAGCAGGACAGTGGTGGATGAGGCTGCTGCTCCAGCTActcctcctgctgctgcaACAGCGTCTTGAGATTCATTGGAGGAGTCATCGTCATAGCTTTCAGCACGGGCCAATGAACAGGAACCCGAACTACCACCAGAGTTGGAACGATCTGTCCCATTCACAGTCAGTGAGTTCTTGTGGCGAGCCAATAGACGATTGGGACGCGGTGACATTGGAGCTATCAATGGAGCCGATCCGGGGCCATCGGTCAAACGGCGTTGAGGCATAATGGGTGGCTTCAGGCCACTCATCACTGGCCCCGATGTATCCTGAGTTGTGGTCACATTCACCTGTGGAACGTCCTGGtgtggcagctgctgctgttgatgctgctgggCCTCGTCTTCGTCCTCGGAGAAGATGTTCGGATTAAATGTGGGATCGGGACCAGGTGGAAAATCGTCTCGCAGCTCGGTGATTACCAGCGTCATCTGACGCGGCTGCAAATGCAGTAGGGACGTCTTATATGTTACTTGGCCTAAATTGGCTGGGACGGTTTTGGCAAGTccatgaattttgaatttgGTTCCCCATATATTCGAGGTGACCTCCACCAGTTTGACTTCCTGCTTTAGAGAGCGCAACAAAACGAAATGCAATGAAAATTGGATAAGAAATTGTGGCGACTCTCGGCCTCCTGGTTGCCACTTACCTCGGGCAAAGTGTCCACATAGGCCAGCTCATCCAGACTATCGGGATCTCCCGCCGACGAGTTCATACGGTCTCCTCCTTGATTACGTCGCTTGGGACGCACTCTCTTCTTACGCGGCGTTCGTGGCGAGCCGAACCGGGAACGCTCCTCGAAATCACTGTCCGAAGAGTCTGTGCGTCCACTATTCCCAGTTGTGGTAGATTGACTGGAGCCCGAAGAGCTCTTACCCTCTCCAGAGTATTGATAATACAAAGGAGCATCTGCAAGAAAGGCAAAGATTCCATTAGGATTCCAATGAACcgactggctgactgactcACCATTCACTTGCGGATCGAAAATGACAAATTCCGGACGTATCTTTGAGGTGCGTTTGCCCTTGAGTAGAGGCACCAGTCCGCCCAGATACTCCAAATACAAGGTGTAACAGGTGCCTGAACTTAGATTGGAATCATCATCGTGCCGTATCATTGTGCAGTGCAGACGCGTAGAGCAGAGTGGAGGACGCGAGACAAAATCACGCAATGACTTCAGATCAGGTACACAGCACTGCAAAAAACAAGATTCCAATTAGGGTAAGAATATCACTCTAAACCATTTCCACTCACTCGTATCGTTTGAGCAAACAGATTGCCAATTAGAGACTTAATCCTAGAAGGCAATGGCAACAGAGGCAATAGCGTC is a window encoding:
- the LOC6647206 gene encoding tubby-related protein 4 isoform X2 encodes the protein MHLHFERNTNTKCDCTILSLSWMGKVPDDIPEDEGWKLNRTNYYQEGWLATGNIRGIVGVTFTTSHCRKNMDYPLRTNYNLRGHRSDVILVKWNEPYQKLASCDSSGIIFVWIKYEGRWSIELINDRNTPVTHFSWSHDGRMALICYQDGFVLVGSVAGQRYWSSMLNLESTITCGIWTPDDQQVYFGTTQGQVIVMDVHGAMVSQVQLSNDVPITSMAWSCEKFKMEEGEETEPGVTNAAKRSFVLAVSFQNGFIYLIKSFDDVSPAHINTCLNGALGMVMEWSNSRELLAVAGTQRTGMDHHHLNGDPPPNSSSSSNGNTNGNTNNSSYNNMVKFYTETGMCLYQAHIPCSNATVSAITWGHNDKRLFIATGTQVHIAWVSRRVASLQLLCRLEIQASVGSETLLPLLPLPSRIKSLIGNLFAQTIRCCVPDLKSLRDFVSRPPLCSTRLHCTMIRHDDDSNLSSGTCYTLYLEYLGGLVPLLKGKRTSKIRPEFVIFDPQVNDAPLYYQYSGEGKSSSGSSQSTTTGNSGRTDSSDSDFEERSRFGSPRTPRKKRVRPKRRNQGGDRMNSSAGDPDSLDELAYVDTLPEEVKLVEVTSNIWGTKFKIHGLAKTVPANLGQVTYKTSLLHLQPRQMTLVITELRDDFPPGPDPTFNPNIFSEDEDEAQQHQQQQLPHQDVPQVNVTTTQDTSGPVMSGLKPPIMPQRRLTDGPGSAPLIAPMSPRPNRLLARHKNSLTVNGTDRSNSGGSSGSCSLARAESYDDDSSNESQDAVAAAGGVAGAAASSTTVLLHQAPSNGGAGPSCSKTITRPKTISSFKNSYSRSSSNSSCQSRHAISPLYCDGAVPTLQSPKNAVAPSDIIFERPAVPAAGQTTLMSYSSNADYANNVVQVKNALMSEPIRSANSHVNPVPLNLNLNLERMDARVKCMAAAAAAAAAPTASTSKRRDMLYIDEETQSPTTNSTSMKRTPTVVSIAPALPDSITRSCSVGYLDSVAITPSDEALSALRKDAPNKRLILVDKRRNRRKRQQLEDAKGRGHVKLQQTGKSKSLDSCDLLALAQTKLSSKEHEQVVKKLQEISDSSACSSAANTLCFKCRNNMNPSSACKRCQPTSGLDEITSATVVVESVKSESKESPAAAATPIKSTPKKRFDVITSFTDSPLFTRKHRFGYGRSSKETASGTENSTPLLGRKQDNGFSFVKQLSEVRWRRKEATPATTATAINGTSSTLERQPTEVATSAAACGTVEATPVEAKASVSLHTQALTTLENIISRLRDLDEGRLTPPSTPQRLPRSSPASPAASKKNKRQQSNSPIRHILNSPLLNRRQRKKPSIIESSDDEGGNQTNGSGEDLNNAGNGKQYRDLETFQKAQLRQKLKRGKIEPNGSASCTNPAPVRREFVMHNKAPMWNEMSQVYQLDFGGRVTQESAKNFQIEFRGKQVMQFGRIDGNAYTLDFQYPFSALQAFAVALANVTQRLK
- the LOC6647206 gene encoding tubby-related protein 4 isoform X1; this encodes MHLHFERNTNTKCDCTILSLSWMGKVPDDIPEDEGWKLNRTNYYQEGWLATGNIRGIVGVTFTTSHCRKNMDYPLRTNYNLRGHRSDVILVKWNEPYQKLASCDSSGIIFVWIKYEGRWSIELINDRNTPVTHFSWSHDGRMALICYQDGFVLVGSVAGQRYWSSMLNLESTITCGIWTPDDQQVYFGTTQGQVIVMDVHGAMVSQVQLSNDVPITSMAWSCEKFKMEEGEETEPGVTNAAKRSFVLAVSFQNGFIYLIKSFDDVSPAHINTCLNGALGMVMEWSNSRELLAVAGTQRTGMDHHHLNGDPPPNSSSSSNGNTNGNTNNSSYNNMVKFYTETGMCLYQAHIPCSNATVSAITWGHNDKRLFIATGTQVHIAWVSRRVASLQLLCRLEIQASVGSETLLPLLPLPSRIKSLIGNLFAQTIRCCVPDLKSLRDFVSRPPLCSTRLHCTMIRHDDDSNLSSGTCYTLYLEYLGGLVPLLKGKRTSKIRPEFVIFDPQVNDAPLYYQYSGEGKSSSGSSQSTTTGNSGRTDSSDSDFEERSRFGSPRTPRKKRVRPKRRNQGGDRMNSSAGDPDSLDELAYVDTLPEQEVKLVEVTSNIWGTKFKIHGLAKTVPANLGQVTYKTSLLHLQPRQMTLVITELRDDFPPGPDPTFNPNIFSEDEDEAQQHQQQQLPHQDVPQVNVTTTQDTSGPVMSGLKPPIMPQRRLTDGPGSAPLIAPMSPRPNRLLARHKNSLTVNGTDRSNSGGSSGSCSLARAESYDDDSSNESQDAVAAAGGVAGAAASSTTVLLHQAPSNGGAGPSCSKTITRPKTISSFKNSYSRSSSNSSCQSRHAISPLYCDGAVPTLQSPKNAVAPSDIIFERPAVPAAGQTTLMSYSSNADYANNVVQVKNALMSEPIRSANSHVNPVPLNLNLNLERMDARVKCMAAAAAAAAAPTASTSKRRDMLYIDEETQSPTTNSTSMKRTPTVVSIAPALPDSITRSCSVGYLDSVAITPSDEALSALRKDAPNKRLILVDKRRNRRKRQQLEDAKGRGHVKLQQTGKSKSLDSCDLLALAQTKLSSKEHEQVVKKLQEISDSSACSSAANTLCFKCRNNMNPSSACKRCQPTSGLDEITSATVVVESVKSESKESPAAAATPIKSTPKKRFDVITSFTDSPLFTRKHRFGYGRSSKETASGTENSTPLLGRKQDNGFSFVKQLSEVRWRRKEATPATTATAINGTSSTLERQPTEVATSAAACGTVEATPVEAKASVSLHTQALTTLENIISRLRDLDEGRLTPPSTPQRLPRSSPASPAASKKNKRQQSNSPIRHILNSPLLNRRQRKKPSIIESSDDEGGNQTNGSGEDLNNAGNGKQYRDLETFQKAQLRQKLKRGKIEPNGSASCTNPAPVRREFVMHNKAPMWNEMSQVYQLDFGGRVTQESAKNFQIEFRGKQVMQFGRIDGNAYTLDFQYPFSALQAFAVALANVTQRLK